GAAACGACAACGGGAACAAAAACCGGCCGGCGGTTAATAATCTTTCCATATTATATACAGATTAATTAATCGGAAATGGCACCAAAGGCCTTATTTCTACTGAACTTTCGGGGTATTTTAAAATGGGACAGCTTTTAGCCCACTCTTGCACCTCGGTAATGGTTTCTGCCTTGCAGATAAGATAACCGGATACTAATACGCTGTTGGCTTCTTTGTAGGGTTGTCCGTTGTTTACAACATCGTTGTTTACTATTGAACCGTCGTAAAGAATAGGAGCGGTGCCCACCAGCTTGCCCTGCATTGCAATGTTGCCAATCCACGATTGCCACTTGGGCATATCTTCGGCCATGTCGTCTGTAGTTGCCAAATAACTGTTTGGCGCACTTGCATTGCGAAATAATAATAGATACTCTGTCATGGTTTTAAATTTTTAGTTTGAATTATGGTACAAAACTCAACATCTAAAACCGGTCGGATGATGACAAAAGTCTATAATTTGGCTTTTAACCTACTAAACACGTCTTTGTTAATTCCTAAATAAGAAGCAATCAGTTTGCTCGAAACCCTTGTCATAAGTGAAGGCCTGTTTTGCATTACCCACTTTATTCTGTCAAGTGCTGATAATGATACGAATGTATTTATCCTGTATACCGAGTTGGCGTAAGAAGCCTCAAGAATTTGTTTATATACAGCATCAAATTGTGGAACTCTCTCAATCATTTCACCAAATCCAAGCTTATCAATGGCTAAAAGATGTGTTGGCTCTACCGCTCTGATATTTTCACTTGCCGGTTGTCCGCTGCCAAAACTGATAAGTTCAGTACACCAGTTATCTTCGGTTACAATATCGCGGGTGGTCTCATTCATTTCATTATCATACACATACACTTGCAAACATCCCTTAGCAATAAAATATACGTGTTTACAAACTTCACCCTGCAACACAAGGTGTTCATTTCTTTTTACCTCAATCGGTGTGAACTTAGACAATACGAGATCCAAGTTTTCATGATTAGGCCCAAGTCGTTTAACTATATGCTGCCTTAGGACATCTGTCATTTTGTTTTTAGACGATATGTGAGGAGAACAAAGTATAAAGTTGACATGGCAGCAAAATAATAAAAAAAACCGAAGCGTTGCTGCTTCGGTTTTACTGTGCCCGGGACGGGAATCGAACCCGTACTGGCATTACTGCCAACAGGATTTTAAGTCCTATTAGATGTGATTTCATTTGAATTCATATCGCTACAATACCCCTTTAAATATGGGAAATATGGAATTTTGGGATAACATTTTTTCACCTATTTTCGCATAAAAAACCGCAAAATGTTGTAGTATTGTTGTAGTAAAATTATGGCTGCAATCAAACTGGTTCTGCGGAAGGAAACCAAGAAAGACGGCACTTCGCCGCTGGCGATTCGGATTACCAAAGATAGGAAATCCTCGTATATTTATTTGGATTACAGCGTGAAGCCCGAACAATGGGACGGCACACAGCAACGCGTGAAAAAATCGCACCCGAATGCGACCTGGCTTAACCATTTTCTGCTCAAGAAACTGGCTGAAGCCAACGAAAAGGCGTTGGAACTGGAAAGCGCCCGTCAGCATGTTTCGCCGCAGACGGTGCGGAGAAAAGTCAAACCCACTGCCGGCAGCACCTTGTTCGCTCAGGCAGACCTTTACCTGCAACGGCTCAGGGCGGATGGGAAGTTTAACCGTTTTAATGCCGACAGCCCGCGCGTGAAGCATTTAAAGGAGTTTTTAAAGCATGACATGGCATTTCAGGATGTGACTATCACGCTGATAGAGCGGTTCAAGGCATGGCTTAAGCATGGGTACAGACGGTATGCACATTCCAAACAAGGGATGTCGGAACGTTCTGCCGTGAACCATCTTGTGGTGCTACGCTCCATTTTTGCCCAAGCGATTGCCGAAGGTGCCTGTGATGAAAAATTCTACCCGTTCGGTAAAGGCAAACTGAAAATCAAATTTCCCGATTCCCGCAAGGAAGGACTTACCCGCGAGGAAGTGGCACGGCTGGAAGAAACGCCGCTTGAAGGCCCTGCCGATCATGCGCGCAATCTGTGGCTGGTTTCTTATTATTTTGCGGGAATACGCATCTCGGATGTATTGCGCCTGCAATGGGACGATATCCGCGATGGGCGGCTCTATTACATCATGGGAAAAAACGCCAAAGGCGATTCACTGAAAGTCTCTGACAAGGCAATGGCGATTTTCGAGCGTTACAGGTTGAAAGAAACAAAAGAAAGCGGCCTGATTTTTCCGGATCTGGCGGAAACAGACCTGAAAGACAAATTTGAAACGCAACGGGCAATCGCCAACCGCACCAATGCGATTGATACCCTGCTACGCAAAAAAGTCGCCCCCGCGTGCAAGATTGACAAAAAACTCACCATGCACATCGCCCGCCACACGTTCGGCAATCTCTCCGGCGATAAAATTCCTGTGCAGATGTTACAGAAACTCTACCGCCATTCTTCCATCACCACCACCATCGGCTATCAA
The window above is part of the bacterium genome. Proteins encoded here:
- a CDS encoding cyclic nucleotide-binding domain-containing protein, coding for MTDVLRQHIVKRLGPNHENLDLVLSKFTPIEVKRNEHLVLQGEVCKHVYFIAKGCLQVYVYDNEMNETTRDIVTEDNWCTELISFGSGQPASENIRAVEPTHLLAIDKLGFGEMIERVPQFDAVYKQILEASYANSVYRINTFVSLSALDRIKWVMQNRPSLMTRVSSKLIASYLGINKDVFSRLKAKL
- a CDS encoding tyrosine-type recombinase/integrase, which produces MAAIKLVLRKETKKDGTSPLAIRITKDRKSSYIYLDYSVKPEQWDGTQQRVKKSHPNATWLNHFLLKKLAEANEKALELESARQHVSPQTVRRKVKPTAGSTLFAQADLYLQRLRADGKFNRFNADSPRVKHLKEFLKHDMAFQDVTITLIERFKAWLKHGYRRYAHSKQGMSERSAVNHLVVLRSIFAQAIAEGACDEKFYPFGKGKLKIKFPDSRKEGLTREEVARLEETPLEGPADHARNLWLVSYYFAGIRISDVLRLQWDDIRDGRLYYIMGKNAKGDSLKVSDKAMAIFERYRLKETKESGLIFPDLAETDLKDKFETQRAIANRTNAIDTLLRKKVAPACKIDKKLTMHIARHTFGNLSGDKIPVQMLQKLYRHSSITTTIGYQANFMHKDADDALDAVIGG